One region of Cottoperca gobio chromosome 19, fCotGob3.1, whole genome shotgun sequence genomic DNA includes:
- the LOC115024972 gene encoding LOW QUALITY PROTEIN: tripartite motif-containing protein 16-like protein (The sequence of the model RefSeq protein was modified relative to this genomic sequence to represent the inferred CDS: deleted 1 base in 1 codon), which produces MNSKVGGKATQEEKLLKHQLHLQKQRDGIAYRMKKLAAKQVEITKKTTAVKEKIKKKYEDMKRVLDEDLRITLTQLDVEYEATEKLVEDRIEDCYHLTQELDQELSKIGAHVKPPEIDIQLSFNEMRRLFVLSEIRIIETLKLTDPDLIQMDEFKYEQLLSLTINLLLFIRSQVPVTKKLFQTYAADVVLDADSAHPKLIISPKGDSVTYTDTWQDVPETSTRFDTTLNVVSQQGFSEGRQYWEVDVSGKTYWELGLTYPSIPRKGREEDSWLGRGKESWCVEYFNGDYTAWHGGVQQELPLLAGKQFTRIGVYCSFPGGLVCFLGADTMTPLHCFGAGTFTDILLQALCPGHDNEGTNWKSLKVCDASRSAPVL; this is translated from the exons ATGAATAGTAAGGTAGGAGGCAAGGCCACACAGGAA GAAAAGCTTCTGAAACATCAGCTGCACCTGCAGAAGCAAAGAGATGGCATCGCCTACAGGATGAAGAAGCTGGCAGCTAAGCAGGTGGAAATAACA AAAAAGACCACTGCGGTGAAGGAGAAAATCAAGAAAAAGTACGAGGACATGAAGCGAGTCCTGGATGAGGATCTTCGGATCACACTGACCCAGCTGGACGTGGAGTACGAGGCCACAGAGAAGTTAGTGGAAGACAGGATAGAGGACTGCTACCACCTCACACAGGAACTGGACCAGGAACTGTCAAAGATCGGTGCCCATGTAAAACCACCAGAAATAGACATTCAG CTGAGCTTTAACGAGATGCGTCgactctttgttttgtctgaaatTAGAATAATTGAGACTCTGAAGCTGACTGACCCTGACCTGATCCAGATGGATGAGTTCAAATATGAACAACTACTGAGTCTCACCATCAACCTGCTGCTGTTCATCAGATCCCAGGTGCCTGTCACCAAGAAACTGTTCCAGACCT ATGCCGCGGATGTTGTCCTTGACGCTGAC TCTGCTCACCCCAAGCTGATCATCTCTCCCAAAGGCGACTCAGTCACCTACACGGACACCTGGCAGGACGTCCCGGAGACTTCCACCCGCTTCGACACCACCCTAAACGTAGTCAGCCAGCAAGGCTTCAGCGAGGGGCGGCAGTACTGGGAGGTGGACGTGAGCGGGAAGACCTACTGGGAGCTGGGGCTCACCTATCCGAGCATCCCACGCAAGGGTCGCGAGGAGGACTCCTGGCTGGGCCGGGGCAAAGAGTCTTGGTGTGTGGAATACTTTAATGGAGACTACACAGCCTGGCACGGTGGAGTCCAGCAAGAGCTGCCTCTCCTGGCAGGAAAACAGTTCACTCGCATCGGGGTATACTGCAGCTTCCCCGGGGGTTTGGTGTGCTTTCTCGGAGCCGATACCATGACCCCGCTGCACTGCTTCGGCGCCGGGACCTTCACTGACATTCTACTTCAAGCTTTATGTCCCGGCCATGACAATGAAGGCACAAACTGGAAGTCCCTTAAGGTTTGCGACGCCTCCCGGTCAGCCCCTGTTCTTTGA